The following proteins come from a genomic window of Alosa alosa isolate M-15738 ecotype Scorff River chromosome 2, AALO_Geno_1.1, whole genome shotgun sequence:
- the LOC125284569 gene encoding insulin-like yields MALWLQTAALLVVVALSTTGTDAATAQHLCGSHLVDALYLVCADEGFVYKPTKRAVDPLQGFLPPKSGQENEVGETIVSRRGVMGDGIVQQCCHKPCSIFELQKYCSSFHN; encoded by the exons ATGGCTCTCTGGCTCCAAACAGCTGCTCTGCTTGTCGTGGTGGCTCTGTCAACCACGGGCACTGATGCCGCCACCGCCCAACACCTGTGCGGGTCGCACCTGGTGGATGCACTGTACCTGGTGTGCGCAGACGAGGGCTTCGTCTACAAGCCTACAAAGAGAGCTGTGGACCCCCTCCAGG GATTCCTGCCTCCAAAATCTGGCCAGGAGAATGAGGTGGGAGAAACCATTGTCTCGAGGAGGGGGGTTATGGGAGATGGAATTGTGCAGCAGTGCTGTCACAAACCCTGCAGCATCTTCGAGCTTCAAAAGTACTGTAGCTCGTTCCACAACTGA